A window of Halobellus sp. LT62 contains these coding sequences:
- a CDS encoding ABC transporter permease, which translates to MIIDDLDQKFVAGLQEGRDRLENHYVIISIKGGLRVFLSERVTVVSLAILLGVIFVGVFGPMLTPYDYQTSHTDEDGELLRAEAPSADHLLGTNQQGQDVLSRLIYGARPTLITGFLGGTIILVTGLTIGVTAGYFGGLIESALMRFTDFVYGIPLIPTAIVIVAFFGIGFWKSILIIGGLLWRGNARVFRSQVLQIKERPYVRSAEALGGSSRYVIFKHILPNLGGMMVLFFALGIGVSILISASLSFLGVTSPFIPSWGVMLRNAYGSGLMTSAWWWALPPGFMISITVLTTFMLGRGYERVQKAKSEGVQV; encoded by the coding sequence ATGATCATCGATGATTTGGATCAAAAGTTCGTAGCGGGACTCCAGGAGGGGCGAGATCGACTGGAAAACCACTATGTGATCATCAGTATCAAAGGGGGGCTACGTGTCTTTCTGTCGGAGCGAGTGACTGTTGTGAGCCTCGCCATCCTCTTGGGTGTCATCTTTGTGGGGGTTTTCGGCCCGATGCTGACGCCGTACGATTACCAAACGTCACACACGGACGAAGACGGGGAGTTACTCAGAGCTGAGGCTCCGTCGGCCGATCACCTGTTGGGGACAAATCAGCAGGGACAGGACGTCCTATCCCGTCTGATATACGGCGCGCGGCCGACACTCATTACGGGCTTCCTCGGCGGGACGATCATCCTCGTCACGGGATTGACGATCGGCGTGACGGCGGGCTACTTCGGTGGACTGATCGAAAGCGCACTGATGCGCTTTACCGACTTCGTCTACGGAATCCCACTGATACCCACCGCGATCGTGATCGTCGCCTTCTTTGGAATCGGGTTCTGGAAATCCATTCTCATAATCGGCGGGTTGCTGTGGCGAGGAAACGCTAGGGTGTTCCGATCACAGGTATTGCAAATAAAGGAACGCCCCTACGTGAGGTCTGCCGAGGCCCTAGGCGGAAGCAGCCGGTATGTGATCTTCAAACACATCCTGCCGAACCTAGGTGGGATGATGGTCCTCTTTTTCGCTCTCGGCATTGGCGTGTCGATCCTCATCAGCGCTTCCCTCTCTTTCCTTGGCGTCACAAGTCCGTTCATCCCATCCTGGGGAGTTATGCTCCGGAACGCGTACGGGTCCGGTCTGATGACGAGCGCGTGGTGGTGGGCGCTCCCGCCAGGATTTATGATCTCAATCACGGTGCTCACGACCTTTATGCTCGGACGTGGGTACGAACGCGTACAGAAAGCCAAGTCAGAGGGGGTTCAGGTCTGA
- a CDS encoding aldehyde ferredoxin oxidoreductase family protein, with translation MLHSKGPLLTIDVGSEETAETRIDDTAQTYIGGRGIATKLAHDRVPFDAAPLGPENRLIFTTGPMQTSNMSFTGRMNCTGLSPLTNGLLSSNAGGFLSRHFAATGYSAVEFTGVSDELVAVHVSDDGVEFEAVPHLEDTTIPETVAHLMSERDVDTEQTAVIGPAGEQQVRFASIMTTEERAFGRGGLGAVLGSKRVKAITFGGDSRPDINFPAEQMKIHREAATDDHIMKQQGTVAVMDLANEMNGLPSYYFSQQTFEGVEGINGDAVAEKKYKKGTCSACAFACKLPTRDEGRGVETEGPEFEVAMAFGSNAGVDDIVDVMKSNQLCDEFGLDAISTGNVIAAYLAANDEFGNRELIWSLVEKIARREGIGDTLAEGIDRIYDDLGVENWSVKGMDFAAHEGRILHGQGLSYAVANRGADHMYATFYSIEYPLVPQEEAVAPEGTVGKTDRLIERENLMALNDSGIVCKFSRDFMTTDRYEILFDADFARLLDVGARIVTLERHFNNQRGFDRENDRLPYEIPDFEAALDEYYGARGWRSDGTVPQRRVPQ, from the coding sequence ATGTTACACTCTAAAGGCCCGCTCCTGACGATCGATGTCGGTTCGGAGGAAACAGCGGAAACACGGATCGACGACACCGCACAGACGTACATCGGTGGCAGGGGAATCGCCACCAAACTCGCTCACGACAGGGTGCCGTTCGACGCCGCCCCGTTGGGTCCGGAGAATCGGTTGATCTTCACCACCGGGCCGATGCAGACGTCGAATATGAGTTTCACTGGCCGGATGAACTGCACGGGTCTCTCTCCCCTGACTAACGGTCTCCTCTCGTCGAACGCGGGCGGGTTCCTGTCGCGGCACTTCGCCGCTACCGGATACAGCGCAGTCGAATTTACCGGCGTGAGCGACGAACTCGTGGCCGTTCACGTCTCCGACGACGGCGTCGAGTTCGAGGCGGTTCCTCACCTCGAAGATACTACGATACCCGAGACAGTGGCACATCTGATGTCAGAACGGGATGTGGACACGGAGCAGACGGCAGTCATCGGTCCGGCCGGGGAGCAACAGGTCCGGTTCGCGTCGATTATGACGACGGAAGAGCGTGCGTTCGGCCGCGGTGGTCTAGGTGCCGTCCTCGGCTCGAAGAGGGTGAAGGCGATCACGTTCGGTGGTGATTCTCGACCCGATATTAATTTCCCCGCAGAGCAGATGAAGATCCACCGCGAGGCGGCGACCGACGACCACATTATGAAACAGCAGGGGACAGTTGCGGTGATGGATCTCGCCAACGAGATGAACGGCCTCCCGTCGTACTACTTTTCTCAACAGACGTTTGAGGGCGTAGAGGGAATCAACGGCGACGCCGTCGCCGAGAAAAAATACAAGAAGGGAACCTGCTCGGCGTGTGCGTTTGCGTGCAAGCTCCCGACGAGGGACGAGGGACGCGGCGTCGAAACCGAGGGCCCGGAGTTCGAGGTAGCAATGGCGTTCGGATCGAATGCTGGCGTCGACGATATCGTAGACGTGATGAAATCAAATCAACTGTGTGACGAGTTCGGCCTTGATGCGATCTCCACTGGCAACGTCATTGCGGCTTACCTCGCCGCCAACGATGAGTTCGGAAACCGGGAACTGATCTGGTCTCTCGTCGAGAAGATAGCCCGGCGTGAGGGCATCGGAGACACGCTCGCCGAGGGAATCGACCGAATTTACGACGACCTCGGCGTCGAGAATTGGTCGGTAAAGGGGATGGATTTTGCCGCCCACGAGGGGCGAATACTGCACGGACAGGGCCTCTCGTACGCGGTCGCGAATCGGGGGGCAGATCATATGTACGCGACTTTTTACTCGATCGAGTACCCACTTGTTCCGCAGGAAGAGGCGGTCGCCCCCGAGGGAACGGTCGGGAAGACGGATCGGCTCATCGAGCGCGAGAACTTGATGGCGTTGAACGACAGCGGCATCGTCTGCAAATTCTCCCGGGACTTTATGACGACCGACCGGTACGAGATACTCTTCGATGCGGACTTCGCGCGACTGCTGGATGTCGGAGCACGAATCGTCACGCTGGAGCGACATTTCAACAACCAGCGTGGTTTCGACAGGGAAAACGACAGACTGCCGTACGAAATCCCCGATTTTGAGGCGGCATTGGACGAATACTACGGGGCTCGGGGATGGCGTTCGGACGGCACCGTTCCGCAGCGTCGGGTCCCGCAATAA
- a CDS encoding CaiB/BaiF CoA transferase family protein: MLENDPILDGVTVVDLSTFVTGGFCSSMLANQGAEVLKVEQPGYGDAIRHSGPPFINGESPYYWTVNYGKRSIELNLKNQRGKEALYELIAEADVFIQNFRPGVAERLGVDYESIAEHNDGIIYLAVSAFGQTGPWRERTGYDLLIQGLSGIMSVTGEEDGQPVKVGLPITDLITAMWAAFGVTLALYRRQSTGTGEYIDIGMLESVLPWLTKQAGQVFAGETPERMGTKDPVLAPYQTFETEDGYINICILNEKLWGELCDAIDRQELRDDDRFETNADRVAHIDELESEIERTLQDRPTEDWIEIIAEEGGVPAGPVFEVEEALHNPQIDARGTLDEIEHPELGTLPVIEHPLKFANADNGFRVPPPVLGEHNRETFRELGYSEAEINELEAAGVFG; the protein is encoded by the coding sequence ATGCTCGAAAACGACCCGATATTGGACGGTGTGACCGTTGTCGATCTCTCGACGTTCGTGACGGGCGGGTTCTGCTCGTCAATGCTCGCAAACCAAGGTGCCGAAGTGCTCAAAGTCGAACAACCGGGATACGGAGATGCGATCCGACACTCGGGACCGCCCTTCATCAACGGGGAGTCACCATACTACTGGACGGTCAATTACGGAAAACGGAGCATCGAACTCAATTTAAAAAACCAGCGTGGAAAGGAGGCGCTGTACGAGCTGATCGCCGAGGCGGATGTCTTCATTCAGAACTTCCGACCGGGCGTGGCAGAGCGCTTGGGTGTCGATTACGAGTCGATAGCGGAGCATAACGACGGGATCATCTATCTCGCGGTCTCGGCGTTCGGTCAGACCGGGCCGTGGCGCGAGCGAACCGGATACGACCTGCTCATCCAAGGGCTCAGCGGGATTATGAGCGTCACTGGAGAGGAGGACGGGCAGCCGGTAAAGGTCGGGCTCCCGATCACAGATCTCATCACTGCGATGTGGGCCGCCTTCGGCGTGACGTTGGCCTTGTACCGACGGCAATCCACCGGTACGGGCGAGTACATCGACATCGGAATGCTCGAATCCGTGCTGCCGTGGCTGACCAAGCAAGCCGGACAGGTGTTTGCTGGCGAGACGCCCGAGCGGATGGGAACGAAGGATCCCGTCCTCGCGCCGTACCAGACGTTCGAGACAGAGGACGGCTACATCAACATCTGCATCCTCAACGAGAAACTTTGGGGGGAACTCTGCGACGCTATCGACCGACAAGAGCTCCGTGACGACGACCGCTTCGAGACCAACGCGGATCGCGTCGCCCACATCGACGAATTGGAATCGGAAATCGAACGCACGCTGCAGGACCGACCGACGGAGGACTGGATCGAGATTATCGCGGAAGAGGGCGGCGTGCCCGCAGGGCCAGTGTTCGAGGTCGAGGAGGCACTGCACAACCCCCAGATCGATGCCCGAGGCACGCTCGATGAAATCGAGCATCCGGAACTCGGTACCCTTCCCGTGATCGAACATCCCCTGAAGTTCGCGAACGCCGACAACGGCTTTCGAGTCCCGCCGCCGGTACTGGGGGAACACAACCGGGAGACGTTCCGGGAGCTCGGCTACTCGGAGGCGGAGATCAACGAACTGGAGGCCGCCGGGGTATTCGGCTGA
- a CDS encoding enolase C-terminal domain-like protein — MRITEVEVDEFTYLLNDVGNVDGHITYDPGSVTEPRGFVLTIRTADGTEGHYRGFMMVPPMVTQIEMSAGQLIGRSPLEREAIWQDLWQSLRHTDHFGVGPIDIALWDLAGKHYGESVSALLGGFRDSVPAYASTNMGDESEDGLNSPEGYANFAEECRDKGYPSFKIHPFGDPDRDVDVIRAVAEAVGDEMDLMLDPADGYETYADALKVGRVLDECEYFWYEDPTPASGHSTHLSARLSDQLQTPLVGGEHVRTGPTGTADLLAENTFEFIRADGHLDGGITGVMKLAHVAESFGADVELHAGGPAHLHCISAIRNTNYFEHALLHPKVTWKNNQALVQDVEIPDSNGRVAVPDGDGLGVDIDWDFVGSRRTGQTRFDSNGMVKD; from the coding sequence ATGCGGATTACAGAAGTCGAAGTAGACGAGTTTACGTACCTGCTCAACGATGTCGGGAACGTAGACGGCCACATCACGTACGATCCCGGGAGCGTCACGGAACCACGTGGCTTCGTGCTTACGATCCGAACGGCGGACGGCACTGAAGGGCACTATCGCGGGTTTATGATGGTTCCACCGATGGTGACGCAGATCGAGATGAGCGCTGGACAACTCATCGGACGAAGCCCCCTCGAACGAGAAGCGATCTGGCAGGACCTCTGGCAATCGCTTCGTCACACCGACCACTTTGGGGTCGGACCGATCGATATTGCACTGTGGGACCTCGCCGGAAAACACTACGGAGAGAGCGTTTCTGCTCTTCTCGGGGGGTTCCGAGACTCGGTCCCAGCGTACGCGTCGACGAATATGGGTGACGAGAGCGAAGATGGCCTCAACAGTCCCGAGGGGTATGCGAATTTCGCCGAGGAATGTCGTGACAAAGGCTATCCTAGCTTCAAAATCCATCCGTTCGGCGATCCCGACCGTGACGTCGACGTGATCAGAGCCGTCGCTGAGGCCGTCGGTGATGAGATGGACCTGATGCTGGACCCGGCAGATGGGTATGAGACGTACGCCGACGCACTCAAAGTCGGACGCGTGTTGGACGAGTGCGAGTACTTCTGGTACGAGGACCCGACGCCGGCCTCCGGCCACAGTACCCACCTCTCAGCACGGTTGTCCGATCAACTGCAGACGCCGCTCGTTGGCGGCGAACACGTGCGGACTGGACCGACGGGAACTGCCGACCTCCTCGCGGAAAACACGTTCGAGTTCATCCGGGCCGACGGGCACTTGGACGGTGGCATTACTGGCGTGATGAAACTCGCCCACGTCGCAGAATCGTTCGGGGCTGATGTCGAACTACACGCAGGCGGCCCTGCGCACCTACATTGCATTAGCGCCATCCGGAATACGAACTACTTCGAGCACGCCCTCCTCCATCCGAAGGTCACTTGGAAAAACAACCAAGCGCTCGTTCAGGACGTCGAGATTCCGGACAGCAACGGGCGAGTGGCAGTCCCCGACGGAGACGGACTTGGAGTCGACATCGACTGGGACTTCGTCGGATCTCGACGAACGGGGCAGACACGCTTCGATTCGAACGGGATGGTGAAAGACTGA
- a CDS encoding hydroxyacid-oxoacid transhydrogenase, which yields MFDQETVWEFNMTDRVKFGSGASRELSAEAKQIGAETVLFVTDEGVVGAGIVDYLADRFGSKQVIVYDDVEPDPNIGLFEDALEFAAQVDPDLIIGVGGGSCIDVAKTTSVVIEHEGELIDYVAPPTGGGEPIRRSGVPMVAIPTTAGTGSETSPVSVISLPSKNLKVGISSQFQYPDLAVIDPELTVTLPSGPTAASGMDALCHAIEAYTTRGFGSKARPEDPAMRPDYGGRTTVTDAFALKAIELVSGNLRQAVNVGEDLDARRNMSLASFLAGVAFTNAGLGATHALALSAAGEYGTGHGVTIATLLPEVMRFNAGAAADRYADVYERLASTEESLPADPAEGAIREVTALADDIGIPEGLSDLGVESEYLTSLAEGTMQLERLLVGNPRRLSVEDAKAILTDAY from the coding sequence ATGTTCGACCAAGAGACAGTCTGGGAATTCAATATGACGGACCGTGTGAAGTTCGGTAGTGGAGCCAGCCGCGAGCTCAGTGCCGAGGCAAAGCAGATCGGCGCTGAAACGGTGCTGTTCGTCACCGACGAAGGTGTCGTAGGAGCCGGTATCGTCGACTATCTGGCCGACCGATTCGGATCCAAACAGGTGATCGTGTACGACGACGTCGAGCCGGATCCCAATATCGGGCTCTTCGAGGATGCACTCGAGTTCGCTGCACAGGTCGATCCTGACCTTATCATCGGTGTCGGGGGCGGAAGCTGCATCGATGTCGCAAAGACGACAAGCGTTGTCATAGAGCACGAGGGAGAACTCATCGATTACGTCGCGCCACCGACAGGCGGCGGAGAGCCGATTCGTCGCTCCGGCGTTCCGATGGTCGCCATCCCAACGACCGCAGGCACCGGGTCAGAGACATCCCCCGTGTCCGTGATTTCACTCCCGTCGAAGAACCTGAAGGTCGGCATCTCCTCGCAGTTTCAGTACCCCGATCTGGCTGTCATCGATCCTGAACTCACCGTAACGCTTCCATCGGGACCGACCGCGGCTTCCGGAATGGACGCGCTCTGTCACGCCATCGAGGCGTACACGACGCGCGGCTTCGGTTCGAAGGCGCGACCCGAAGATCCCGCGATGCGACCTGATTACGGCGGCCGAACGACAGTGACGGACGCGTTCGCCCTGAAGGCGATCGAACTTGTGTCGGGGAACCTCCGCCAAGCGGTCAACGTCGGCGAAGACCTCGACGCACGTCGGAATATGTCGCTCGCAAGCTTCCTCGCGGGCGTCGCATTCACCAACGCCGGACTCGGCGCGACCCACGCGCTCGCCCTTTCAGCCGCCGGCGAGTACGGCACCGGTCACGGGGTCACAATCGCGACGCTTCTCCCCGAAGTGATGCGGTTTAACGCCGGAGCAGCGGCCGATCGATACGCCGACGTGTACGAGCGGCTCGCGTCTACGGAGGAGTCTCTACCGGCAGACCCGGCCGAAGGGGCGATCCGCGAAGTCACGGCGCTTGCCGACGACATTGGGATTCCCGAGGGACTCTCCGATCTCGGCGTCGAGTCCGAGTACCTCACGTCGTTGGCGGAGGGGACGATGCAGCTCGAACGATTGTTAGTCGGTAATCCGAGACGGCTTAGCGTCGAAGATGCGAAAGCAATACTCACGGACGCCTACTGA
- a CDS encoding mandelate racemase/muconate lactonizing enzyme family protein yields MDVQITDIETYIIESPSTPWVLLRVETDAGVHGIGEGTVHGKARSVATAVENMRDHFIGAAPFDTERLWQTMYRDEWFAQNLINTSVISAVDIACWDIKGKILDVPLYELLGGKVHEELRTYANGWCDMHRCSPEEFAAGAADVIADGYDALKFDPFGTSWQRMTRAQMNHAIEIIRAVREAVGPSIDLFLEGHGRFTPGTAVEIADKTEDFDLSWFEEPTPPDNLDTLRQVAATSTVPIATGERAMAKFGFRDILSQTDVDVIQPDLANAGGITEGKKIAALAEAEHVSIAPHNPQSPLMTAVYAHIDSTLPNFMIQEVFEDYSVDWRHDLFDTPVVIEDGFLQIPNGPGIGVDLNPDVVAEHELDDGDSIRTIHHFEGGWEEEIR; encoded by the coding sequence ATGGACGTACAGATAACCGACATTGAGACGTATATCATCGAATCGCCCAGTACACCGTGGGTGTTACTGCGTGTCGAGACGGACGCCGGCGTCCACGGTATCGGCGAGGGAACCGTCCACGGCAAAGCTCGCTCGGTAGCGACAGCCGTAGAGAATATGCGGGATCACTTCATCGGGGCCGCTCCGTTCGACACGGAGCGACTGTGGCAGACGATGTATCGCGACGAGTGGTTCGCACAGAACCTGATCAACACTTCCGTGATTAGCGCGGTGGATATCGCCTGTTGGGACATCAAGGGGAAAATCCTCGACGTGCCCCTCTATGAGCTCCTCGGTGGGAAGGTACACGAGGAGCTCCGGACGTACGCGAACGGGTGGTGCGATATGCACCGTTGCAGTCCCGAGGAGTTCGCAGCTGGCGCGGCAGACGTCATTGCCGACGGCTACGACGCACTGAAGTTCGATCCCTTTGGGACTTCTTGGCAACGGATGACTCGAGCGCAAATGAATCACGCGATCGAAATCATCCGGGCAGTGCGCGAGGCGGTCGGACCCTCCATCGATCTATTTCTGGAGGGTCACGGTCGGTTTACCCCTGGAACGGCTGTCGAAATCGCGGATAAGACCGAGGATTTCGACCTGTCGTGGTTTGAGGAGCCGACGCCCCCGGATAATCTCGACACCCTTCGTCAGGTCGCAGCTACGTCTACGGTCCCCATCGCCACCGGTGAACGGGCGATGGCGAAGTTCGGCTTTCGTGATATCCTCTCACAGACGGATGTCGACGTGATCCAGCCGGATCTCGCGAATGCAGGGGGCATCACGGAGGGCAAGAAAATCGCCGCGCTCGCAGAGGCCGAACACGTCAGCATCGCTCCGCACAACCCCCAGAGTCCGCTTATGACAGCGGTGTACGCGCATATCGACTCGACCCTGCCGAACTTTATGATTCAGGAGGTGTTCGAGGACTACAGCGTCGACTGGCGGCACGACCTTTTCGACACGCCCGTCGTAATCGAGGACGGGTTCCTTCAGATTCCTAACGGTCCCGGCATCGGCGTTGATCTGAATCCCGACGTCGTCGCGGAACACGAACTCGACGACGGCGATTCAATTCGAACGATTCACCACTTTGAGGGCGGGTGGGAAGAGGAGATTCGGTGA
- a CDS encoding mandelate racemase/muconate lactonizing enzyme family protein: protein MKIRDIETIAVGTPEPHRGGDNFLFVKLTTGDGRVGYGECPWAEHRLRTLEQLVEDMAPFVRGTDPHDIEQLRQELDQDSHWFNIPGPLQSQVYAAIEMACWDLLGKSAGEPVYNLLGGCVNESLRAYTYIHYEWEPSESPSKAADTVESYADRGFTAVKLDPIPPFTGNRAVSTTELDYAEDVVASIRSRVGNECEIILGTHGQLTTDGVIRFAHRLEQYDPMWLEEPVPPERIDEMAAVGAATDIPIATGERITSIHLFSELLERDAVDVVQPNIGFLGLLGAKKVAGMAETHYAQVAPWIYCGPIQWAAALHLDVATPNFLVQEGIEEWNGFHRELVEGAPTFEDGTFDPPSGPGLGVELDESLAEEYPPNK, encoded by the coding sequence ATGAAGATTCGCGATATCGAGACCATCGCAGTCGGGACACCGGAGCCGCACCGTGGCGGCGACAACTTCCTGTTCGTGAAACTCACTACCGGCGACGGGCGAGTCGGCTACGGCGAGTGTCCGTGGGCCGAACACCGGCTCAGAACGCTCGAACAACTCGTCGAGGATATGGCGCCGTTCGTCCGTGGAACAGATCCGCACGATATCGAGCAACTGAGACAGGAGTTAGACCAAGACAGCCATTGGTTCAACATTCCGGGTCCGTTGCAGTCACAGGTGTACGCTGCCATCGAGATGGCTTGCTGGGACCTCCTCGGGAAGTCCGCCGGTGAACCGGTCTACAACCTCCTCGGCGGGTGCGTCAACGAATCCCTCCGCGCGTATACGTATATCCATTACGAGTGGGAGCCCTCGGAGTCACCGAGCAAAGCGGCCGACACCGTCGAATCCTACGCCGACCGGGGATTCACTGCCGTCAAGCTCGATCCGATACCTCCGTTTACCGGGAACCGCGCCGTTTCGACGACGGAACTGGACTACGCCGAGGACGTCGTGGCGTCGATCCGTTCGCGCGTCGGCAACGAGTGTGAAATCATCCTCGGCACGCATGGACAACTGACTACGGACGGTGTGATCCGATTCGCTCACCGCCTCGAACAATACGACCCGATGTGGTTGGAAGAGCCCGTCCCGCCGGAACGAATCGACGAAATGGCGGCGGTCGGTGCTGCGACCGATATTCCCATCGCAACGGGCGAACGGATCACGTCGATCCACCTGTTTTCGGAACTGCTTGAACGGGACGCCGTCGACGTCGTGCAGCCGAATATCGGATTCCTCGGGCTCCTCGGTGCGAAGAAAGTTGCCGGGATGGCCGAGACACACTACGCGCAGGTCGCTCCGTGGATTTACTGCGGGCCGATCCAATGGGCGGCCGCGCTTCACTTAGACGTCGCAACGCCGAACTTCCTCGTTCAGGAGGGGATCGAGGAGTGGAATGGGTTCCATCGCGAACTGGTTGAGGGGGCGCCGACGTTCGAGGACGGAACGTTCGATCCGCCGTCTGGTCCGGGGCTCGGAGTCGAACTCGACGAATCACTCGCCGAGGAGTACCCACCGAACAAGTAG